A stretch of Lentisphaera araneosa HTCC2155 DNA encodes these proteins:
- a CDS encoding efflux RND transporter permease subunit, protein MSDSDKLGLIDRLIRFCLLNKLLVFLLVSAGLIWGIMVAPFDWEIEALPRDPVPVDAIPDIGENQQIVFTRWPGRSPQDMEDQVTYPLTTALLGVPEVKTVRSFSMFGFSSVYVIFNEDAEFYWSRTRVLEKLNALPAGTLPDGVKPMLGPDATALGQVYWYTLEGLDKEGNPTGGWDLHELRSIQDWYVRYGLLGAEGISEVASVGGHVQEYQIDVNPDALRAHGVTLDQIFKSVQMSNIDVGARTIEINKVEYVIRGLGFIKSLSDIEKTVVKVNENIPLLIKDVATVSLGPALRRGILDKEGAEAVGGVAVVRYGDNPLAAIKAIKEKVKEISPGLPSKAVIDFTQTDSDTVKNFALENGFDAYGEDGKLNQDSWKNFLTSGQDPPEWLKLSQVSIVPFYDRSGLIYETLGTLETALTEEILITIIVILVMMMHLRSSGIISITLPFAVVLCFIAMKVFGVDANIVALSGIAIAIGTIVDMGVIICENILSNLEKGERKRSMYEIVFESTSEVGGAVLTAVLTTVVSFLPVFTMEGAEGKLFKPLAYTKTFALIAAVIVALTITPVLAQLLYKAPMKIKNVLLGRAWKCSTWGLNLTIALGICWILSQHWLPLGPAAGEMKNFAAVGLPIAALLSFFLLWQYAYKWTLRFVLTFKSFFLILIGIILICGYSAWLGFETTFGWMPEKWKKSELYVDLKHQVPGLQKEFMPALDEGSYLYMPTTMVHASIGEALDAMSKQDIAFKAIPEIDQVVGKLGRAETPLDPAPISMFETVINYKGEYLIDEGGHRLRFKFNASEIDFMRDSEGNTVPATDGKKYIVQGKFIRDELGKLIPDDDGMPFRHWRLPLDPTLDDNEDRETWSGINSPEDIWDEIVKAGEIPGTTSAPKLQPIAARIVMLQSGMRAPMGIKVNGPDLETIEAFGIELEKHMKNVPGVNPAAVIADRIVGKPYLEIKIDRDAIARYGLHISSVQQVIEVAIGGKPLTRTVEGRERYPVRVRYQRELRDSIEEIDNILVAGTDGQQIPLNQLAKINYVRGPQVIKNEDTFLTGYVLFDKLKGYAEVDVVESAEAYLNSLIKSRELILPDGVKYHFAGSYENQIRAEKKLRVVLPLAMFIIFILLFMHFKNIPNTMMVFSGVAVAWAGGFILIWLYGQSWFLDGELWGINFRDLFSIKAINLSVAVWVGFLALFGIATDDGVVMGTYLKDQFGKEKYDNIHSLRSDVIQGAQRRIRPCLMTTATTLLALLPVLNSTGRGSDVMVPMAIPSFGGMLVVQLSVFLVPCLFSMVKEVQYYSKLSDATIDKIFIVFLALGLGVGLYTAGTMDISLDPMFIVLCGILASLAILCTLIALLVLPMDFVYIWRRLSVWLKEEENTQQSEEENKGSGD, encoded by the coding sequence GTGAGTGATTCGGATAAATTAGGCCTTATTGACCGATTGATTCGTTTCTGCCTACTCAATAAGCTGCTGGTGTTCCTACTGGTGTCAGCCGGTTTGATCTGGGGTATCATGGTGGCGCCCTTCGATTGGGAAATTGAGGCCCTGCCTCGCGATCCCGTTCCTGTAGATGCTATTCCCGACATCGGTGAGAATCAGCAGATTGTCTTCACTCGTTGGCCAGGTCGAAGCCCTCAGGATATGGAAGATCAAGTGACTTATCCACTCACCACGGCTTTATTGGGCGTTCCCGAAGTCAAAACTGTACGTAGCTTTTCCATGTTCGGCTTTAGTTCGGTCTACGTTATCTTTAACGAAGACGCCGAATTCTATTGGTCGCGAACACGTGTGCTCGAAAAGCTCAATGCTCTTCCAGCTGGGACGCTGCCCGACGGCGTCAAGCCCATGCTCGGACCCGATGCCACTGCGCTTGGGCAAGTTTACTGGTACACACTCGAAGGGCTGGACAAAGAAGGGAATCCGACTGGTGGCTGGGACCTACATGAATTGCGCTCTATCCAAGACTGGTATGTACGTTACGGTTTACTAGGTGCTGAGGGCATTAGTGAAGTCGCGTCTGTTGGCGGTCATGTTCAAGAGTATCAAATTGATGTTAATCCCGACGCCTTACGAGCACATGGAGTCACTCTAGATCAAATTTTTAAATCTGTACAAATGTCTAATATTGATGTTGGTGCTCGTACAATTGAAATCAATAAAGTCGAGTATGTCATCCGAGGACTGGGCTTTATCAAAAGCCTAAGCGATATCGAAAAAACCGTCGTCAAAGTCAATGAAAATATACCTCTTCTGATTAAAGATGTTGCAACTGTCAGCCTAGGTCCTGCCTTACGCCGTGGCATACTCGATAAAGAAGGAGCTGAAGCCGTCGGCGGTGTGGCCGTGGTACGCTACGGTGACAATCCACTGGCAGCGATCAAAGCGATTAAGGAAAAAGTAAAAGAGATCTCACCTGGGCTACCTTCTAAGGCGGTGATCGACTTCACTCAAACCGATAGTGACACCGTTAAAAACTTTGCACTTGAAAATGGTTTTGACGCCTATGGTGAAGATGGAAAACTTAATCAAGATTCTTGGAAAAATTTTCTGACTAGCGGTCAAGATCCTCCAGAATGGCTCAAACTCAGCCAAGTTAGCATCGTACCTTTTTATGATCGTTCCGGACTAATTTATGAGACTCTAGGAACGCTTGAAACTGCGCTCACCGAAGAAATCCTGATCACCATCATCGTCATTTTGGTAATGATGATGCACCTACGTAGTTCAGGCATTATCTCGATCACCCTTCCATTCGCGGTGGTACTCTGTTTCATTGCCATGAAAGTTTTCGGTGTTGATGCCAACATCGTCGCACTCTCAGGCATTGCCATCGCTATCGGTACCATTGTGGATATGGGGGTGATTATTTGTGAAAACATTTTGAGTAACCTAGAAAAAGGTGAACGCAAGCGATCTATGTATGAGATCGTTTTTGAATCTACGAGTGAAGTCGGAGGCGCTGTACTTACTGCTGTTTTGACTACTGTAGTCAGCTTTTTGCCAGTATTTACCATGGAGGGCGCAGAGGGGAAACTCTTCAAACCATTAGCCTACACAAAAACTTTTGCACTCATCGCCGCAGTTATTGTCGCCCTGACCATCACACCCGTTCTAGCTCAACTACTCTATAAAGCACCTATGAAGATAAAAAATGTCCTACTTGGACGTGCTTGGAAATGCAGTACATGGGGCCTTAACCTCACAATTGCTCTTGGCATTTGTTGGATTCTTTCACAACATTGGCTCCCCCTAGGGCCCGCCGCAGGTGAAATGAAGAACTTTGCCGCCGTCGGACTACCCATTGCAGCTTTGCTCAGCTTTTTCCTCTTATGGCAGTATGCCTATAAATGGACTTTGCGCTTTGTTCTGACTTTCAAAAGCTTCTTCCTTATACTGATCGGAATCATTCTAATTTGTGGCTATTCCGCTTGGCTCGGCTTTGAGACCACTTTCGGATGGATGCCCGAAAAATGGAAAAAATCCGAACTTTACGTCGATTTGAAACATCAAGTCCCAGGACTGCAAAAAGAGTTTATGCCCGCCCTTGATGAAGGCTCCTACCTCTACATGCCCACAACAATGGTACACGCTTCTATTGGCGAAGCACTGGATGCCATGAGTAAACAAGATATTGCCTTTAAAGCGATCCCCGAAATTGACCAAGTCGTCGGTAAATTAGGTCGAGCGGAAACGCCCCTTGACCCTGCCCCCATCTCCATGTTCGAAACTGTGATCAATTACAAAGGAGAGTACCTTATCGATGAAGGTGGTCATAGACTGCGCTTTAAGTTTAATGCCTCTGAAATTGATTTCATGCGCGATAGCGAGGGTAATACAGTTCCCGCGACCGACGGCAAAAAATATATTGTTCAGGGGAAATTCATACGGGATGAACTGGGGAAACTCATTCCTGATGACGATGGCATGCCCTTCCGACACTGGCGTTTGCCGCTCGACCCTACTCTTGATGACAACGAAGATCGTGAAACCTGGAGTGGCATCAACTCGCCCGAAGATATCTGGGATGAAATCGTGAAAGCAGGAGAGATCCCCGGTACGACCTCTGCCCCCAAACTTCAACCCATCGCCGCTCGTATCGTCATGCTTCAAAGCGGTATGCGTGCTCCCATGGGCATAAAAGTTAACGGGCCAGATCTGGAGACCATCGAAGCTTTTGGCATCGAACTGGAAAAGCACATGAAAAATGTGCCCGGGGTCAATCCCGCAGCAGTGATTGCCGATCGAATTGTGGGTAAGCCCTATCTGGAAATCAAAATTGATCGTGATGCCATTGCACGTTACGGTCTACATATCAGCTCTGTTCAGCAGGTGATTGAAGTCGCCATTGGTGGTAAGCCTTTAACACGCACTGTAGAAGGCCGCGAACGTTATCCGGTGAGGGTTCGCTACCAACGTGAACTTCGCGACAGCATAGAGGAAATTGATAATATTTTAGTCGCAGGAACTGATGGACAGCAGATTCCTCTTAATCAACTGGCTAAAATTAATTATGTGCGCGGTCCGCAAGTGATCAAAAATGAGGATACCTTCCTCACTGGTTACGTACTCTTCGACAAGCTCAAGGGCTATGCCGAAGTCGACGTTGTCGAGAGTGCTGAGGCGTACCTCAATAGTCTCATTAAGTCAAGAGAACTCATTCTACCCGATGGTGTAAAATATCACTTTGCGGGTTCATATGAAAATCAGATCCGCGCCGAGAAGAAACTACGTGTGGTACTGCCTCTCGCCATGTTTATTATTTTTATCTTACTCTTTATGCACTTTAAAAATATCCCCAATACCATGATGGTCTTTAGCGGTGTAGCTGTCGCTTGGGCTGGAGGATTTATCCTTATCTGGCTCTATGGCCAAAGCTGGTTTTTAGATGGGGAATTATGGGGAATCAATTTTCGCGACCTCTTTAGTATTAAAGCGATCAATCTCTCGGTTGCTGTCTGGGTTGGCTTTCTGGCCCTCTTTGGTATCGCGACTGATGATGGCGTGGTCATGGGGACCTATCTCAAAGATCAGTTCGGCAAAGAAAAATACGATAATATTCATTCTTTACGAAGTGATGTTATTCAAGGGGCACAGCGTCGTATTCGCCCCTGCTTAATGACCACCGCAACCACGCTACTTGCCTTACTGCCTGTACTGAATTCCACTGGTCGCGGCTCAGACGTCATGGTTCCCATGGCCATTCCTTCTTTTGGCGGCATGCTAGTAGTTCAACTCTCTGTCTTCCTCGTTCCTTGCCTCTTCTCTATGGTGAAAGAAGTGCAGTACTACAGCAAATTATCCGATGCCACAATTGATAAAATTTTTATTGTGTTTTTAGCTTTAGGGCTCGGAGTTGGGCTCTATACGGCAGGAACAATGGATATCAGTCTTGATCCAATGTTTATCGTCCTCTGTGGCATTCTCGCTTCCCTCGCCATTCTGTGTACTCTCATTGCCCTCCTTGTACTGCCTATGGACTTCGTCTATATTTGGCGCCGTCTAAGTGTCTGGCTTAAGGAGGAAGAGAATACACAGCAAAGTGAAGAGGAGAACAAAGGTTCCGGAGACTAG
- a CDS encoding efflux RND transporter periplasmic adaptor subunit encodes MKRKVILTGVFLGAIVLSSGISFLVGRSTQTSTEQGLSKSSEDLSSPKEETIWTCSMHPQFKLKDKVPCPICGMELIPLKKGGEQLGERELRLSPYAEKLAAITVRPVEKRRVSMTVKMLGKVSFDETRLKQVSARFGGRLDRLFVDYTGVQVKKGDHLFEIYSPELMTAQEELIQALKSAEEMKKSDITIVQESSALAIQASRDKLRLWGLTATQIQEIESSGRTFEHLSKYSPMAGVVIKKHLKEGAYVKEGVPVYSIADLSKLWIELEAYESDLPWLHFAQAVSFETQAYPGELFKGQISFIHPVLNPKTRTVKVRLNVDNSDGRLKPDMFVNASVGVELSQKGQMVDSSLAGKWISPMHPEVISDKPGSCTVCGMDLVPAEELGFTQKREWKIPLVIPASSVLITGKRAVVYVQTKRGIYQGRVITLGPRAGEDYIVKQGLDEGELVVTNGAFKIDSALQILAKPSMMSQEEELEELKTIELPQDTLEQLYPVQKAYLSLSRDLSQDNFSQIKEYRAELTQAINALQVSKLSPDVALLLNKRLDQLKLKMNHISNSDSLKIARLRFEPLSKQMILLTKQFGSTQTIRIAFCSMALNDQGAQWLQLAHKIENPYFGSGMYRCGEIQQVIGEDDKSNSLNDDPQINSNSEKTEMTRAHEAHKQTPPKEEISSELMTPEDRALQAYLNIQKSLSKDQLPSANDVEVQTKNLRVLLPQNKKIDYLAHMHHKDLKGARADFKILSEIMIPLAEKGHFKSTVRKAYCSMAFDDQGASWLQTAERVENPYWGSQMYRCGSIKKNIPPKNSEDKMEHKSHQVEVEQAVKHKSETHAATTEMLQAYLNIQKSLSKDHLPSANDVEVQIKNLRVLLPQNKKIDSLVHMHHKDLKSARADFKILSEIMIPLAEKGHFKSTVRKAYCSMAFDDQGASWLQTAERVENPYWGSQMYRCGSIKKVYSESKK; translated from the coding sequence ATGAAACGAAAAGTAATTTTAACGGGAGTATTTTTAGGGGCCATAGTGCTTAGCTCTGGTATTTCATTTTTAGTTGGCCGAAGTACTCAAACAAGTACAGAACAAGGACTTTCCAAGTCAAGCGAAGATCTTTCATCACCAAAAGAAGAAACTATTTGGACATGCTCCATGCACCCACAATTTAAACTCAAAGATAAAGTCCCCTGTCCCATTTGCGGCATGGAACTTATTCCTCTAAAAAAGGGCGGTGAGCAATTGGGGGAACGTGAGTTGCGCTTGAGTCCCTATGCAGAAAAACTGGCTGCTATCACTGTTAGACCTGTGGAAAAACGTAGGGTTTCTATGACGGTAAAAATGCTTGGTAAAGTAAGCTTCGATGAAACTCGCCTTAAGCAAGTAAGTGCTCGTTTTGGCGGACGTTTGGATCGCCTCTTCGTTGATTACACCGGCGTTCAAGTTAAAAAAGGCGATCATTTATTTGAGATATATTCCCCAGAACTGATGACCGCTCAAGAAGAATTGATACAGGCACTCAAATCTGCTGAAGAAATGAAAAAGTCGGATATCACAATCGTACAGGAAAGTTCCGCTTTGGCTATTCAAGCGTCGCGTGACAAGCTGCGCCTATGGGGACTGACCGCTACACAAATTCAGGAAATTGAATCCAGCGGGCGCACCTTTGAGCATTTGAGTAAATACTCACCCATGGCAGGTGTGGTCATTAAAAAGCATCTTAAGGAAGGGGCATATGTTAAAGAGGGCGTACCGGTGTATTCGATCGCAGACCTTAGTAAGCTTTGGATTGAACTAGAAGCCTATGAAAGCGATTTACCCTGGTTACATTTTGCGCAGGCAGTTAGCTTTGAAACTCAAGCTTATCCTGGAGAATTATTCAAAGGACAGATCAGCTTTATTCATCCTGTACTCAATCCAAAAACACGTACGGTTAAAGTACGTTTGAATGTGGACAACAGTGACGGGCGGCTCAAGCCAGACATGTTTGTCAATGCCAGCGTAGGTGTAGAACTCAGCCAAAAGGGTCAAATGGTGGATAGCTCATTAGCCGGGAAATGGATAAGCCCCATGCATCCAGAAGTTATCAGTGACAAGCCTGGATCCTGCACAGTTTGTGGAATGGATTTGGTCCCCGCCGAAGAACTGGGCTTCACTCAAAAAAGAGAATGGAAAATCCCTCTTGTTATTCCTGCCTCCTCCGTGTTAATCACGGGTAAACGCGCCGTCGTTTATGTCCAAACTAAGCGCGGTATCTACCAAGGTCGAGTGATTACCCTTGGACCCCGAGCAGGGGAAGATTACATCGTTAAGCAAGGCTTAGATGAAGGTGAATTAGTTGTCACAAATGGAGCTTTTAAAATCGATTCTGCCTTACAAATTTTGGCGAAGCCCAGCATGATGAGTCAAGAAGAAGAGTTGGAGGAATTAAAAACCATTGAATTACCACAAGATACTCTTGAACAGCTTTATCCTGTACAAAAGGCTTATTTATCTCTTAGTCGGGATCTGAGCCAAGATAATTTCAGCCAAATCAAAGAGTATCGTGCCGAGTTAACGCAAGCCATCAATGCTTTGCAAGTATCAAAATTAAGTCCGGATGTAGCGCTTTTATTAAACAAACGCCTAGATCAGCTAAAGCTGAAAATGAATCATATTAGCAATAGTGATAGCCTAAAAATTGCACGTTTACGTTTTGAACCCTTATCAAAGCAGATGATTCTTTTAACAAAGCAGTTTGGCAGTACTCAAACCATTCGAATCGCTTTTTGCTCCATGGCATTGAACGATCAAGGTGCTCAATGGTTACAGCTAGCTCACAAAATCGAAAACCCCTACTTCGGGAGTGGTATGTACCGCTGTGGTGAGATTCAGCAGGTCATAGGAGAAGATGATAAGTCAAACTCCTTAAATGATGATCCGCAAATCAACTCAAACAGTGAAAAAACTGAAATGACAAGGGCCCACGAAGCTCATAAACAAACTCCGCCTAAGGAGGAAATAAGTTCTGAATTAATGACTCCAGAAGATCGCGCTTTACAGGCTTACCTCAATATACAGAAATCACTGAGTAAAGATCAGTTACCTTCCGCCAATGATGTTGAAGTTCAAACAAAAAATCTGCGTGTTCTCTTGCCACAGAACAAGAAAATAGATTATTTGGCCCACATGCACCACAAAGATCTAAAAGGCGCCCGTGCGGACTTTAAGATCTTATCTGAAATCATGATACCGCTTGCTGAAAAAGGCCATTTCAAATCCACTGTGCGCAAAGCCTACTGCTCCATGGCTTTTGATGATCAAGGCGCCAGTTGGCTACAAACTGCCGAGCGCGTTGAGAACCCTTATTGGGGTTCCCAGATGTACCGCTGCGGCAGCATTAAAAAGAATATTCCCCCTAAGAACAGTGAAGACAAGATGGAGCATAAATCCCATCAAGTGGAAGTGGAACAAGCTGTAAAGCATAAGTCTGAAACTCACGCGGCAACTACCGAAATGCTACAGGCTTACCTCAATATACAGAAATCACTGAGTAAAGATCACTTACCTTCCGCCAATGATGTTGAAGTTCAAATAAAAAATCTGCGCGTTCTCTTGCCACAGAACAAGAAAATAGATTCTTTGGTCCACATGCACCACAAAGATCTAAAAAGCGCCCGTGCGGATTTTAAGATCTTATCTGAAATCATGATACCGCTTGCTGAAAAAGGCCATTTCAAATCCACTGTGCGCAAAGCCTACTGCTCCATGGCTTTTGATGATCAAGGCGCCAGTTGGCTGCAAACTGCCGAGCGCGTTGAAAACCCTTATTGGGGTTCCCAGATGTACCGCTGCGGTAGCATCAAAAAAGTTTATTCGGAGAGTAAAAAGTGA
- a CDS encoding TolC family protein codes for MKLLIFTTVLLSTFIAETKPKTDSTLIQDKVKVKNSLEAQAPLSFEHDEQLLKLKKEALANNPSIRAAYNNWQAEFLKVNTAGDLPDPFVSFTHYFEEVETRTGPQKQAVNLIQKLPWFGRLDLQHSTQSKKARAAQADLQSRTLKVFKELEQLYYDFYYLQEASRIARENKGLLLSFEPIARNIIKTGQSSKDLIKLQVELGHIENRIAHLKLRYMPLKSRMNELLNLAPGTAITFTAKPHKISTLKSKKELLHAIYANNPELKSFEFKLNSASDQILLAKKDHYPDFSVGVKYIRTSGGDTTHPDDGKDPIMLTVGMTIPLNQKRYSALEQSAINHRESLANSKIGKRRELERALTTTLFELQDSARTYRLYTNTLIPKNSQSLKITLQSYRNGKSSFLELIDIQRQQLDFEHMQKKAETRIYKQYARLRELAANENIYGEAQ; via the coding sequence ATGAAGTTATTAATATTTACAACTGTACTACTTTCAACTTTTATCGCTGAAACAAAGCCAAAAACTGACTCCACTTTAATACAAGATAAGGTGAAGGTTAAAAACTCCCTTGAAGCTCAAGCTCCGTTAAGTTTTGAGCATGACGAGCAACTATTAAAATTAAAAAAAGAAGCTTTAGCAAATAATCCCTCCATCCGAGCTGCTTATAATAACTGGCAAGCAGAATTTTTGAAGGTTAATACCGCTGGTGACCTCCCCGATCCCTTTGTCAGTTTTACACATTATTTTGAAGAAGTAGAAACCCGTACAGGCCCACAAAAACAAGCTGTAAATCTCATCCAAAAACTACCTTGGTTTGGCAGACTTGATCTACAACATTCCACACAATCTAAAAAAGCACGCGCCGCACAAGCTGATCTGCAAAGCAGAACTTTAAAAGTATTTAAAGAATTGGAACAGCTCTATTACGATTTTTATTATCTTCAGGAAGCCTCACGCATTGCGCGCGAAAACAAAGGCCTCTTACTGTCCTTTGAACCCATTGCTCGTAACATTATAAAAACTGGCCAAAGCTCTAAAGATTTGATTAAGCTACAAGTCGAACTCGGGCACATAGAAAATCGTATAGCGCACCTTAAATTGCGTTATATGCCCCTTAAATCCCGCATGAATGAATTGCTGAATCTCGCGCCAGGAACGGCTATCACTTTTACTGCAAAACCTCACAAGATAAGTACTCTAAAATCCAAAAAAGAACTTCTTCATGCTATCTATGCGAATAACCCAGAGCTCAAGAGCTTTGAATTTAAACTGAACTCAGCATCGGACCAAATTCTCTTAGCCAAAAAAGATCATTACCCTGATTTTTCTGTAGGTGTGAAATATATCCGCACCAGTGGTGGTGATACAACACACCCTGACGATGGAAAAGATCCGATTATGCTGACTGTAGGGATGACTATACCCCTCAACCAAAAACGCTATAGTGCACTGGAACAATCAGCTATCAATCATCGCGAAAGCCTCGCAAATTCCAAAATAGGCAAGCGAAGAGAACTCGAACGCGCACTGACGACAACGCTTTTTGAGCTCCAAGATAGTGCGCGAACTTATCGCCTTTACACTAATACTTTAATACCTAAAAACAGCCAGTCATTAAAGATCACCCTGCAGTCCTACCGCAACGGAAAATCCAGCTTTTTAGAATTGATCGATATTCAACGTCAGCAATTGGATTTTGAGCATATGCAGAAAAAGGCTGAAACACGAATTTACAAACAATATGCAAGGCTAAGAGAACTCGCCGCAAATGAAAATATTTATGGAGAAGCCCAATGA
- a CDS encoding lysophospholipid acyltransferase family protein gives MKSKKICIENLLEDKAIFELSAPLLNKVLKFNKLDDVYQQIEDSPTSEEFIDQALDILNIQLDLDHQSLANIPKTGPVLVVANHPFGGIDGLILLRLIKHVRPDVKIMANHFLSQIDAVSQDCIYVDAFNRNNDKNHRPMRESLQHLKDGGLLAVFPAGAVSHYHHEDHRVSDDEWNPAIFRLAKIAKANVVPVHFKGRNSLLFNALGMIHPLVRTALLPRELSRENRKVKVKIGSAINPPKIKSFDNELEGIAFLRLQSLLLNTELKKKDFDMSDTDQAPIIDAISKEVLKREISHLPPLAKLHSYKEFDVYCSTSDKIPQLMREIGRLREITFRRANEGTGKELDLDKYDDAYEQLFIWNREENEIVGAYRIGRLNELGLKGMYTSNFYNFSPEFYDKYQQGLEMGRSFVSPDYQRKPYSLLLLWRGIGAYMMRNPQYRYLIGAVSVSSDYSAVSRALIAELLLNDNQSVSSKQKAKLHKFNREIRRYCKMLNISNPEQLSALIKNIEPDNKDIPPLVKHYMKLGGKFCSFSVDEHFGGTLDGLIVVDLPKAPAKSLLTYLGENYQNYCDQHCSPSYV, from the coding sequence ATGAAAAGCAAAAAAATCTGTATCGAAAACCTTCTTGAAGATAAAGCGATCTTCGAACTTTCAGCTCCTCTTCTCAATAAAGTACTGAAATTTAATAAGTTAGACGATGTCTACCAACAAATCGAAGATAGTCCAACGAGTGAAGAGTTTATCGACCAGGCTTTAGATATTCTAAATATTCAACTTGATTTGGATCATCAATCACTCGCCAATATCCCCAAAACTGGCCCTGTATTGGTCGTCGCTAATCACCCCTTCGGTGGCATCGATGGTCTCATCTTACTCCGCCTGATTAAGCACGTGCGTCCCGATGTCAAAATCATGGCCAATCACTTTTTATCACAGATTGATGCCGTCTCCCAAGATTGCATTTATGTGGATGCTTTTAACAGAAATAATGACAAAAACCATCGCCCCATGCGCGAATCTTTGCAACACCTAAAAGACGGTGGCCTACTCGCGGTTTTTCCCGCTGGGGCCGTTTCTCATTATCATCATGAAGACCACCGCGTCAGCGATGATGAATGGAATCCAGCTATTTTCCGTTTAGCCAAAATTGCAAAAGCCAATGTCGTCCCAGTGCATTTCAAAGGCCGCAATAGTCTCTTGTTCAATGCTCTCGGCATGATCCATCCCTTAGTGCGCACCGCACTACTCCCCCGCGAATTGAGTCGCGAAAATCGCAAAGTTAAGGTAAAAATTGGCAGTGCTATTAATCCACCTAAAATCAAATCATTTGATAATGAACTTGAGGGCATTGCCTTTCTACGTCTCCAGAGTTTGCTGCTCAATACTGAGCTCAAAAAGAAAGATTTTGATATGAGTGATACGGATCAGGCTCCAATCATTGACGCCATTTCCAAAGAAGTTTTGAAGAGAGAAATCAGTCACCTACCCCCCTTGGCAAAGCTCCATAGCTACAAAGAATTTGATGTGTACTGCAGTACATCAGACAAAATCCCTCAGTTGATGCGGGAAATTGGACGTTTACGAGAAATTACTTTCCGTCGAGCCAATGAAGGGACAGGCAAAGAACTCGACCTAGATAAATATGATGATGCTTATGAACAACTCTTCATTTGGAATCGCGAAGAAAATGAAATCGTTGGTGCCTACCGCATTGGTCGCCTCAATGAGCTCGGACTCAAAGGTATGTATACCTCGAATTTTTATAATTTTTCCCCTGAATTCTACGATAAGTATCAGCAAGGTTTGGAAATGGGCCGCTCTTTTGTTAGTCCCGATTACCAAAGAAAACCGTATTCTCTGCTTCTCTTGTGGAGAGGTATCGGCGCCTACATGATGCGAAACCCGCAATACCGTTACCTCATTGGTGCCGTATCGGTAAGTAGTGATTATAGCGCCGTGTCCCGTGCACTCATTGCTGAGCTCTTATTGAATGATAATCAGTCTGTGAGTTCAAAACAAAAAGCTAAACTTCACAAGTTTAATCGCGAGATTCGCCGCTATTGCAAAATGCTCAATATCTCGAATCCCGAGCAATTATCAGCCCTGATCAAAAATATTGAACCAGACAACAAGGATATCCCTCCCCTCGTGAAGCATTACATGAAACTTGGAGGCAAATTTTGTTCTTTCTCAGTAGATGAACACTTCGGCGGTACACTCGATGGCTTGATCGTTGTCGATTTGCCCAAGGCTCCCGCCAAAAGCCTGCTCACTTATCTCGGAGAAAATTATCAAAATTACTGCGATCAACACTGCAGTCCAAGCTACGTGTAA
- a CDS encoding alpha/beta fold hydrolase: protein MIPNDTPSSSSPEVSGTAKKQFILLRGLCRDAGHWGVLPNHLEKHFSEDEVHCLDLPGNGIFHEHLSPVKIDDYAEHLNELIQNLAHSDNRYFIGVSFGAMVGLQYRNQFSSEIKKFFLINTSHGGLSPFWQRMKFKYYPLILSLPLIPSLEKKLLDVVCNLNGKNEATANKWQKIRKQRPVRPLSFIKQLRAAAAAKPELIVNQDDLIILSSIQDRFVSPQCSKILAKTLKAPMETHDTAGHDLPEDAPEWTLQQIVEYLA, encoded by the coding sequence ATGATACCGAACGACACACCATCCTCGAGCTCGCCCGAAGTAAGTGGTACAGCTAAAAAGCAATTTATTCTTCTCCGTGGCCTCTGCCGAGATGCTGGTCATTGGGGAGTGTTACCGAATCACTTAGAGAAACACTTTTCCGAAGACGAAGTTCACTGCCTCGATCTTCCAGGTAACGGGATTTTTCATGAGCATTTAAGTCCTGTAAAAATAGACGATTACGCAGAACACCTTAATGAATTAATACAAAACTTAGCTCATTCGGATAATCGTTATTTTATTGGCGTCTCATTTGGTGCCATGGTGGGACTACAATATAGAAATCAATTCTCTAGTGAGATCAAGAAATTCTTTTTGATTAACACGAGCCATGGGGGACTTTCTCCCTTTTGGCAACGAATGAAGTTTAAATATTATCCGCTTATCCTTAGTCTTCCTTTGATCCCCTCTTTAGAAAAGAAGCTTTTGGATGTGGTCTGTAACCTCAATGGTAAAAATGAAGCTACCGCCAACAAATGGCAAAAGATCAGAAAGCAACGACCTGTTCGTCCCCTTAGTTTTATCAAGCAACTTCGGGCTGCGGCCGCCGCAAAACCTGAGCTCATTGTCAATCAAGACGATCTCATTATCCTCAGTTCAATTCAAGATCGCTTTGTGAGCCCTCAATGCAGTAAAATTTTGGCAAAAACTTTAAAAGCTCCTATGGAAACACATGATACAGCGGGTCATGACCTACCCGAGGACGCCCCTGAGTGGACTTTACAACAGATCGTTGAATACCTAGCCTAG